A section of the Halopiger aswanensis genome encodes:
- a CDS encoding chemotaxis protein CheC: MTLMVDIRKLSFINEMAKVGTNGVADNMSKLTGQDAQMEVTKTNFVDVDDIQSQLDNGKRVGVRVRLLNPPHGHILILFPEASAKKITAIMLDDVVDDMSDVSGKMARSAVEEMGNMMASGFIDGWADVLGRVIDIAAPQLVYAPTEEIVTRTAGLGDDDLALFFDSDLSVPSYQIEAEIYAFPDLEEFVEMVNGMDVQSA, from the coding sequence ATGACGCTAATGGTCGACATCCGCAAGCTGAGTTTCATAAACGAGATGGCCAAGGTCGGGACGAACGGTGTCGCCGACAACATGAGCAAGCTGACCGGCCAAGACGCCCAGATGGAGGTAACGAAGACGAACTTCGTCGACGTCGACGACATCCAGTCCCAACTCGATAACGGGAAACGCGTCGGCGTCCGCGTCCGCCTGCTCAACCCGCCCCACGGCCACATCCTCATCCTCTTCCCGGAGGCGAGCGCGAAGAAGATCACCGCGATCATGCTCGACGACGTCGTCGACGACATGTCCGACGTCTCCGGCAAGATGGCCCGCAGCGCCGTCGAGGAGATGGGCAACATGATGGCCAGCGGCTTCATCGACGGCTGGGCCGACGTGCTCGGGCGCGTGATCGACATCGCCGCCCCGCAGCTCGTCTACGCCCCGACCGAAGAAATCGTCACCCGAACGGCCGGACTCGGCGACGACGACCTCGCGCTGTTTTTCGACTCGGATCTGTCGGTCCCGAGCTATCAGATCGAGGCCGAAATCTATGCCTTCCCCGACCTCGAAGAGTTCGTCGAAATGGTCAACGGGATGGACGTGCAATCCGCATGA
- a CDS encoding DUF7266 family protein, producing MIEQRPSDERNREQDRHRDRGVSIAITHVLTIGITTILIAMLLMSGSSLLESETDRSVETSLETVGERLADEIANVDRIASRNGTETVNLTVDHPRTVSNSGYTVELLNDASEAPLIEDGPCLRLTARSTDVVVYVPVAVDADLDGSATGGTIEISADGNGTITIEEVSG from the coding sequence ATGATTGAGCAGCGTCCGTCCGACGAACGAAATCGGGAGCAGGACCGACACCGGGACCGAGGCGTCTCCATCGCGATCACGCACGTCCTGACGATCGGCATCACGACGATTCTGATCGCAATGTTGTTGATGAGCGGTAGCAGCCTCCTCGAGTCGGAGACGGACCGGTCGGTCGAAACGTCGCTCGAGACGGTCGGCGAGCGCCTCGCCGACGAAATCGCGAACGTGGATCGGATCGCGAGTCGGAACGGAACCGAAACCGTGAACCTCACCGTGGATCACCCGCGAACGGTCTCGAATAGCGGCTACACCGTCGAGTTGCTGAACGACGCGAGTGAGGCGCCGCTGATCGAGGACGGCCCGTGTCTGCGGCTGACCGCACGGAGTACCGACGTTGTCGTGTACGTGCCGGTCGCCGTCGATGCTGACCTCGACGGTTCGGCGACCGGTGGGACGATCGAGATCAGTGCCGACGGTAACGGGACGATCACCATCGAAGAGGTGAGCGGATGA
- a CDS encoding chemotaxis protein CheD: MKTYGSEPGAPSPVKVGISELAIGDGDETLKSYGLGSCLAIALYDPNAEIGGLAHAMLPDGDSAANSDRKPGKYADTAIRALLRRMVERGADYTAVEAKIAGGSDMFEFDSFGDGVGQRNIAAAKEELEKLGVPLVAEDTGGDRGRTVEFTPASGTLRVKTSTDDGTNGVTDL, from the coding sequence ATGAAAACGTACGGCAGTGAACCGGGCGCGCCATCGCCGGTCAAAGTCGGTATCTCCGAACTGGCCATCGGCGACGGCGACGAGACGCTCAAATCGTACGGGCTGGGCTCGTGTCTCGCGATCGCCCTCTACGATCCCAACGCCGAGATCGGCGGCCTCGCCCACGCCATGCTCCCCGACGGCGACTCCGCCGCCAACAGCGACCGCAAACCGGGCAAGTACGCCGACACGGCGATCCGGGCCCTCCTGCGGCGGATGGTCGAACGCGGCGCCGATTACACGGCCGTCGAGGCGAAGATCGCGGGCGGGAGCGACATGTTCGAGTTCGACAGTTTCGGCGACGGCGTCGGCCAGCGAAACATCGCCGCAGCCAAGGAGGAACTCGAGAAACTCGGCGTCCCGCTGGTCGCCGAAGATACCGGCGGCGACCGCGGCCGAACCGTCGAGTTTACGCCGGCGTCCGGAACGCTTCGCGTAAAAACCTCCACCGACGACGGTACTAACGGAGTGACTGATCTGTGA
- a CDS encoding CheR family methyltransferase → MTDDSFDDLLSFVEHELDFATSHYNDSYLDRRVSSRMRRTQNDTYADYLAFLREDADEQKALLEAMSINVTGFFRNPDVWAGIRDVLRTLSAENREVRIWSAACADGREPYSLAMLAHDDAQIDESSISILGTDISEPALETAREGVYEESRTVDMADQLSFLDDYSRYVEQDERIYRIDDAVKRTVEFERHDLINGDPKSGFDLVVCRNLFIYIDNEYKQSMLEVIARSLRQDGYLVIGKAETIPPNLKSAFSVYDARLRIYQRDAAEISS, encoded by the coding sequence GTGACAGACGACTCTTTCGACGATCTGCTCTCGTTCGTCGAGCACGAACTGGATTTCGCGACGAGCCACTACAACGACAGCTACCTCGACCGCCGAGTCTCCTCGCGAATGCGTCGCACGCAAAACGATACCTACGCCGACTACCTGGCGTTCCTCCGAGAAGACGCGGACGAACAGAAGGCCCTGCTCGAGGCGATGAGCATCAACGTCACCGGGTTCTTCCGCAACCCGGACGTCTGGGCCGGCATCCGGGACGTCCTCCGGACGCTCTCGGCGGAAAATCGCGAGGTCCGTATCTGGAGCGCCGCCTGCGCCGACGGCCGCGAGCCGTACTCGCTAGCGATGCTCGCCCACGACGATGCGCAGATCGACGAATCGTCGATCTCGATTCTCGGAACGGACATCAGCGAACCGGCCCTCGAGACGGCTCGCGAGGGCGTCTACGAGGAGTCGCGGACGGTCGATATGGCCGACCAACTGTCCTTCCTCGACGATTATTCGCGGTACGTCGAGCAGGACGAGCGGATCTACCGGATCGACGACGCCGTCAAGCGGACCGTCGAGTTCGAGCGCCACGACCTGATCAACGGCGATCCGAAGTCGGGCTTCGATCTGGTCGTCTGCCGAAACCTGTTCATCTACATCGACAACGAGTACAAGCAATCGATGCTGGAAGTGATCGCGCGGTCCCTCCGCCAGGACGGCTACCTCGTCATCGGAAAGGCGGAAACGATCCCGCCGAACCTCAAGTCCGCGTTCTCGGTGTACGACGCCCGCCTTCGGATCTATCAGCGCGACGCGGCGGAAATCTCGTCGTGA
- a CDS encoding chemotaxis protein CheC, with product MKLDVNALGTFYRMAREGAGLAAGRLTHMTDVETRVGVTKLNFMRGREIRRDFADSSEKVGVRVELTGAIEGQSVIVFERENALRIVETLVTESEADEFDEMNRSAATEVGQIMNNGFIDGWADVLETVIDVSTPEFVQGQSADPFLGDIEGAGDEELALLFQSNIEAVGTEVGFHHYLFPTRESMADLLDQLRTSDGIEYDKLDGFDRMAERGAEEIANTATTLTGIETSVDIRRLNFLSLEAIPEQVADERLVGVAFEFDGVPSGYLLFLFDEASADEIIDAMVPTGAPGTDDETDGYDEMGRSAITELGNIMASGFLDGWANVLDTTIDHSTPEFIHDIGAAAVDPVVIHLGENQEFAFVFDTVITADGREFDCEVYAIPDESDLERALNDLDVDRIEETPTTADFQQVNES from the coding sequence ATGAAACTCGACGTCAACGCGCTCGGAACGTTCTATCGAATGGCTCGAGAGGGGGCCGGACTCGCCGCGGGTCGGCTGACCCACATGACCGACGTGGAGACGCGGGTCGGCGTGACGAAGCTCAACTTCATGCGCGGGCGGGAGATCCGCCGCGACTTCGCCGACTCGAGCGAGAAGGTCGGCGTCCGCGTCGAACTCACGGGCGCGATCGAGGGCCAGTCGGTGATCGTCTTCGAGCGCGAGAACGCGCTTCGAATCGTCGAGACGCTCGTCACCGAATCCGAAGCCGACGAGTTCGACGAGATGAACCGCTCCGCCGCGACCGAAGTGGGCCAGATCATGAACAACGGCTTCATCGACGGCTGGGCCGACGTCCTGGAAACGGTCATCGACGTCTCGACGCCCGAGTTCGTCCAGGGACAGTCGGCGGACCCCTTCCTCGGCGACATCGAGGGCGCAGGTGACGAGGAACTCGCCTTGCTCTTCCAGAGCAACATCGAGGCCGTCGGCACCGAAGTCGGATTCCACCACTACCTGTTCCCGACGCGGGAGTCGATGGCCGACCTGCTGGATCAACTGCGCACCAGCGACGGCATCGAGTACGACAAACTCGACGGCTTCGACCGCATGGCCGAACGCGGCGCCGAGGAGATCGCCAACACGGCGACGACGCTGACCGGGATCGAAACGAGCGTCGATATCCGCCGGCTGAACTTCCTCTCGCTCGAGGCGATTCCCGAGCAGGTAGCCGACGAGCGACTGGTCGGGGTCGCGTTCGAGTTCGACGGCGTCCCGAGCGGCTACCTCCTCTTCCTGTTCGACGAGGCGTCGGCCGACGAGATCATCGACGCGATGGTCCCGACGGGCGCGCCCGGAACCGACGACGAGACGGACGGCTACGACGAGATGGGCCGAAGCGCGATCACCGAACTCGGGAACATCATGGCCAGCGGCTTCCTCGACGGCTGGGCGAATGTGCTGGACACGACGATCGACCACTCGACGCCGGAGTTCATCCACGACATCGGCGCGGCAGCCGTCGATCCGGTCGTGATCCACCTCGGCGAGAACCAGGAGTTCGCGTTCGTCTTCGATACAGTCATCACGGCCGACGGGAGAGAGTTCGACTGCGAAGTGTACGCCATCCCCGACGAGTCGGACCTCGAGCGCGCACTCAACGATCTCGACGTCGATCGGATCGAGGAGACGCCGACCACGGCTGACTTCCAACAAGTGAACGAGTCATGA
- a CDS encoding type II secretion system F family protein, whose amino-acid sequence MSLQTDDRDTGGGVAGGSSSDALGNAFYPLYRLLFDEDSEFVADVETKLAQSRMTDPVELYLARALGIGLITGLALWLIGLTIGYGLFATGLITVNELLGIPLQNQTLIQIIEQLKVPALVFGTGLVFGTIGFALGFGSLTAIPYSRASARKREINMLLTDSVSFMYALSVGGLNQLEIIEAMAQADDTYGEVAKEFQSIVKETEYFDVDYRTAIRKQALETPSDELSQFLTDMLSIVNSGGDMENFLEDKKEKHMRTAKQEQELTLETLELFGEMYMTLSLFPLLLIIIMVVMQMIPQAEVTDNMLYMTVYGLIPLTGVGFLVLVSTVKHDEPGDGFLSMTDDNGRIQRAQQQGLLNLGLVEAFTGEHSVFDRIKNREGTHETVKVLKRPHIFFRDNPLYTLALTVPASLVVITSAMVTGAAPTSWSALLENPIWGTFVYVYVPLYCMAIPLSIFREWNVRHRNTVVNQLSEDLRKLASANDTGLTLLESLKSVSDTTSGKLAREFEMMHTKVNYGMSLKEALIEFNNKYHIPRLARTTRLITEAQEASNQITDVLRTAARASENHDDIERDRKSRTRMQVVIIVMTFMTVLAVIAILKTQFIDTMAGLNPGSSGGGSGGGAGGDLAQADLSSNVDVDMLSVLFFHAVTMQAIISGFICGYIRDADILSGLKYAVILATIALVGWMLVA is encoded by the coding sequence ATGAGCCTCCAAACTGACGATCGTGACACCGGAGGTGGCGTCGCGGGTGGTTCGAGTTCCGACGCGCTCGGGAACGCCTTCTACCCGCTGTACCGCCTGCTGTTCGACGAGGACAGCGAGTTCGTCGCCGACGTCGAGACCAAACTTGCACAATCCCGGATGACGGATCCGGTCGAGCTCTACCTCGCTCGAGCGCTCGGGATCGGCCTCATCACCGGGCTGGCGTTGTGGCTGATCGGGCTCACGATCGGCTACGGGCTCTTCGCGACGGGGCTGATCACGGTCAACGAACTCCTCGGCATTCCGCTGCAGAATCAGACGCTTATCCAGATCATCGAGCAGCTCAAGGTCCCGGCGCTGGTCTTCGGGACCGGGCTCGTGTTCGGCACGATCGGGTTCGCCCTCGGCTTCGGCTCGCTGACCGCGATCCCCTACTCGCGCGCCTCCGCTCGCAAGCGCGAGATCAACATGCTGCTGACCGACTCCGTCTCCTTTATGTACGCGCTGTCGGTCGGCGGCCTCAACCAGCTCGAGATCATCGAGGCGATGGCCCAGGCCGACGACACCTACGGCGAGGTCGCCAAGGAGTTCCAGAGCATCGTCAAGGAGACCGAATACTTCGACGTCGACTACCGGACGGCGATCCGCAAGCAGGCCTTGGAGACCCCGAGTGACGAACTCTCGCAGTTCCTGACCGACATGCTCTCGATCGTCAACAGCGGCGGTGACATGGAGAACTTCCTCGAGGACAAGAAGGAAAAGCACATGCGAACCGCCAAACAGGAGCAGGAACTGACCCTCGAAACCCTCGAGCTGTTCGGCGAGATGTACATGACGCTGTCGCTGTTCCCGCTCTTGCTCATCATCATCATGGTCGTCATGCAGATGATTCCGCAGGCGGAGGTGACGGACAACATGCTCTACATGACCGTCTACGGATTGATTCCGCTGACCGGCGTTGGCTTCCTCGTGCTGGTTTCGACGGTCAAACACGACGAACCCGGCGACGGCTTCCTCTCGATGACCGACGACAACGGCCGCATCCAGCGAGCCCAGCAGCAGGGGCTGCTCAACCTCGGGCTCGTCGAGGCCTTCACCGGCGAGCACAGCGTCTTCGATCGCATCAAGAACCGCGAAGGAACCCACGAGACGGTCAAGGTACTCAAGCGACCGCACATCTTCTTCCGGGACAACCCGCTGTACACGCTGGCATTGACCGTGCCCGCGTCGCTCGTCGTGATCACGTCGGCGATGGTAACCGGTGCGGCGCCGACGTCGTGGAGCGCCCTGCTCGAGAACCCGATCTGGGGAACGTTCGTCTACGTCTACGTGCCGCTGTACTGTATGGCGATTCCGCTCTCGATCTTCCGCGAGTGGAACGTCAGGCACCGAAACACCGTCGTCAACCAGCTCTCGGAGGACCTGCGCAAGCTCGCCAGTGCGAACGACACCGGGCTAACGCTGCTCGAGTCGCTCAAATCCGTATCGGACACTACGAGCGGCAAGCTAGCCCGCGAGTTCGAGATGATGCACACGAAGGTCAACTACGGGATGAGCCTGAAGGAGGCGCTCATCGAGTTTAACAACAAGTACCACATCCCCCGGCTCGCACGGACGACGCGACTGATCACCGAAGCACAGGAGGCGTCGAACCAGATCACCGACGTCCTTCGCACCGCTGCCCGCGCGAGCGAGAATCACGACGATATCGAACGCGACCGCAAGTCCCGGACGCGGATGCAGGTCGTGATCATCGTTATGACGTTCATGACCGTTCTCGCCGTGATCGCTATCCTCAAGACCCAGTTCATCGATACGATGGCCGGACTCAACCCGGGTAGTAGCGGCGGTGGCTCCGGCGGCGGAGCAGGTGGTGACCTCGCACAGGCGGACCTCAGCAGTAACGTGGACGTGGATATGCTGTCGGTGTTGTTCTTCCACGCGGTGACGATGCAGGCGATCATCTCGGGATTCATCTGTGGCTACATCCGTGACGCGGACATTCTGAGCGGACTCAAGTACGCGGTTATACTGGCGACGATCGCACTCGTCGGCTGGATGCTGGTGGCCTAA
- a CDS encoding DUF7287 family protein codes for MTARSRPRPRDGRSKRTRRKRPRTVSISLADRGQTTQDFAIGIGVFILAVAFVFSFLPSIVTPYDSSVGGAETAQADRIADRVVQNLSTGESPNEIDETPIVTGAWNESQLATRTGLRTTTTGGGDTVLIDKANVTIQHLNGSTVEHTTVDGVGPAYEDQPAASSARIVALKDDSDDFDEPAYRLLVRVW; via the coding sequence ATGACGGCGAGATCACGACCACGACCTCGAGACGGACGATCCAAACGGACGCGGCGCAAGCGACCGCGGACGGTTTCGATCTCGCTGGCGGATCGCGGCCAGACGACGCAGGACTTCGCTATCGGTATCGGCGTCTTCATTCTGGCGGTCGCGTTCGTCTTCTCGTTCCTGCCGTCGATCGTGACGCCCTACGATTCGTCCGTCGGCGGTGCGGAAACGGCGCAGGCGGATCGGATCGCGGATCGGGTCGTGCAGAACCTCTCGACTGGCGAGTCGCCGAACGAGATCGACGAGACTCCGATCGTTACCGGTGCGTGGAACGAGAGCCAGCTAGCTACCCGAACCGGACTTAGAACGACGACGACCGGCGGCGGCGATACCGTGCTTATCGACAAGGCGAACGTGACGATACAGCACCTCAACGGAAGTACCGTCGAACACACGACTGTCGACGGCGTCGGTCCGGCCTATGAGGACCAGCCGGCTGCCAGCTCGGCCCGTATCGTCGCACTCAAAGACGACTCCGACGATTTCGACGAACCGGCGTATCGGCTCCTCGTGAGGGTGTGGTGA
- a CDS encoding DUF7289 family protein, with amino-acid sequence MSNRPDGDVRSSLSLQRDERAVSELIAFILVFGIILSSVAILSVTGFQAMEDYQEVEQERNADRAMTALAENFNDVLRSDGVEQRYGELSLRGGTITVDEGVALNVSVDGEFVGDKSEFDLDHVSDGDSLPLGAFTYESDDAAVKYEGGGVVRSEEAGSVALKDPQIRYSENAGDSVAIVSLVVLEENGRSIQSQGGRGVTISVENRTSAVYRSADVNISAESGDSHGVWKDDILADWQNEHEDVDRVLVTVVEAKIEY; translated from the coding sequence ATGAGCAACCGACCCGACGGCGACGTTCGTTCGTCGCTTTCACTGCAGCGAGACGAGCGGGCGGTTTCCGAACTGATCGCGTTCATCCTCGTGTTCGGAATCATCCTCAGCTCGGTCGCTATCCTCTCGGTGACTGGATTTCAGGCGATGGAAGACTATCAGGAGGTCGAGCAGGAGCGAAACGCCGACCGGGCGATGACCGCCCTCGCCGAGAACTTTAACGACGTCCTGCGATCCGACGGCGTCGAGCAGCGGTACGGCGAACTCTCGTTGCGCGGCGGAACGATCACGGTCGACGAGGGAGTCGCGCTCAACGTCTCGGTCGATGGCGAGTTCGTCGGCGACAAATCGGAGTTCGACCTCGACCACGTCAGCGACGGCGATTCACTCCCGCTCGGCGCGTTTACGTACGAGTCCGACGACGCGGCGGTCAAGTACGAAGGCGGCGGCGTCGTTCGCTCGGAAGAAGCCGGCAGTGTTGCGCTCAAGGATCCCCAAATTCGGTACAGCGAGAACGCAGGTGACTCCGTTGCGATCGTTTCGCTTGTCGTCCTCGAGGAAAACGGCCGGTCGATACAGAGCCAAGGCGGCCGAGGAGTGACCATCTCGGTCGAGAATCGGACGAGTGCAGTCTACCGATCTGCGGACGTGAACATCTCGGCTGAGAGTGGCGACTCTCACGGGGTGTGGAAGGACGACATTCTCGCGGACTGGCAGAACGAACACGAAGATGTCGACCGCGTGCTCGTGACGGTCGTCGAAGCAAAGATCGAATACTGA
- a CDS encoding DUF7288 family protein, translating into MNDGPTAHNRDSYTRDRAQAYTLEGFIGAMIVLMAVLFALQSAVITPTTGGLADRTVQEQLQQETQDALVVAAANETRNLSYTLRYWEKDGDEIVFNGTDQPGPNGQRVYSEEQFGNFTLGQLFDDRLTETGRSYNVELHYENGSGGELETTHLVYQGSPPSNAQTASYIVTLYDDQPVTGTDEYANLSDAENESNTTPPIPEHHNAGSSALYNVVEVRVIVW; encoded by the coding sequence ATGAACGACGGACCTACCGCCCACAATCGCGACAGCTACACTCGAGACCGCGCGCAAGCGTACACCCTCGAGGGATTCATCGGGGCGATGATCGTCCTGATGGCGGTGCTGTTCGCGCTCCAGTCGGCGGTGATCACGCCGACGACCGGCGGACTGGCCGATCGGACCGTCCAGGAACAACTCCAACAGGAGACCCAGGACGCGCTGGTCGTCGCCGCGGCGAACGAAACCCGGAATCTGTCCTACACGCTCAGGTACTGGGAGAAAGACGGCGATGAAATCGTCTTCAACGGGACCGACCAGCCCGGGCCGAACGGCCAGCGGGTGTACAGCGAGGAGCAGTTCGGGAACTTCACGCTCGGCCAGCTCTTCGACGACCGGTTGACCGAAACCGGCCGAAGCTACAACGTCGAACTCCACTACGAGAACGGTTCCGGTGGCGAACTCGAGACGACACACCTCGTCTATCAGGGGAGTCCGCCGTCGAACGCACAGACGGCGAGCTACATCGTGACGCTGTACGACGATCAGCCGGTGACCGGCACGGACGAGTATGCGAATCTCAGCGACGCTGAGAACGAGTCGAACACCACGCCGCCGATTCCGGAACACCACAACGCTGGGTCCAGTGCACTCTACAACGTCGTCGAGGTGCGGGTGATCGTATGGTAA